Proteins encoded within one genomic window of Streptomyces kaniharaensis:
- a CDS encoding DUF2267 domain-containing protein, whose amino-acid sequence MTRHRRLIQQVRRLGRYPSDEEAERVLDTVLAVLGSQLTGDERCELAAVLPERARAVFASQVPLPEPVAAPAFVEAVARGLNTSLTSARWDASSVLAALASLGGERLTDRVLNHLPRGYALLFGRADLAATAA is encoded by the coding sequence ATGACCCGACACCGCCGCCTGATCCAGCAGGTCCGCAGACTCGGCCGCTACCCCAGCGACGAGGAAGCCGAACGAGTCCTCGACACGGTCCTGGCCGTCCTCGGCTCCCAGCTCACCGGCGACGAGCGCTGCGAGTTGGCCGCCGTGCTCCCCGAGCGGGCCCGCGCCGTCTTCGCCTCGCAGGTCCCCCTGCCCGAACCCGTCGCCGCCCCCGCCTTCGTCGAAGCCGTCGCCCGAGGCCTGAATACCAGCCTCACCAGCGCCCGCTGGGACGCCTCCTCCGTCTTGGCTGCCCTCGCATCCCTCGGTGGCGAGCGGCTCACCGACCGCGTCCTCAACCATCTGCCCCGCGGCTACGCGCTCCTGTTCGGCCGTGCCGACCTCGCCGCCACCGCCGCCTGA
- a CDS encoding helix-turn-helix domain-containing protein, producing MVELPIDDADAALYTVGQVAAMLHAQVAFLRRLDELGAVVPVRSSGGQRRYSRREINRVAALMKLISEGLTLEGARRVLELQARVEELEADLDQARGQ from the coding sequence GTGGTGGAGCTGCCCATTGATGACGCGGATGCCGCGCTGTACACGGTGGGGCAGGTCGCCGCGATGCTGCACGCCCAGGTGGCGTTCCTGCGGCGACTGGACGAGCTGGGCGCGGTCGTGCCCGTGCGCTCGTCGGGCGGCCAGCGGAGGTACTCGCGTCGGGAGATCAACCGTGTCGCGGCCCTGATGAAGCTGATCAGCGAGGGACTGACCCTGGAAGGCGCGCGCCGGGTACTCGAGCTCCAGGCCCGAGTGGAGGAGCTGGAGGCCGACCTGGACCAGGCCCGCGGGCAGTGA
- a CDS encoding NADH-quinone oxidoreductase subunit D has translation MNGIEHESAGARDTTEGRVYTVTGGDWGEVVDTVARADDERIIVNMGPQHPSTHGVLRLVLEIDGETVKEARCGIGYLHTGIEKNMEFRNWVQGTTFVTRMDYLTPLFNETAYCLAVEKLLGITEQIPERASVIRVMVMELNRISSHLVALAAGGMEIGSTTLMVYGFRDREVILDIFELVTGLRMNHGYVRPGGLAQDLPPGALDQIHEGVQLLRSRMHEYDKLATRNPAFRARLVDVGHLDLAGCMALGATGPILRATGLPHDLRKTDPYCGYENYEFEVAVADTADSYGRFLIRLEEMRQSLRIVEQCLDRLAPGPVMVADKKIAWPAQLAVGPDGLGNSLDHIRKIMGESMEALIHHFKLVTDGFRVPTGQAYVAVESARGELGVHVVSDGGTRPYRVHFRDPSFTNLQTMAAMCEGGQVADVIVAVASIDPVMGGVDR, from the coding sequence GTGAACGGCATCGAGCACGAGTCGGCAGGAGCGCGGGACACGACCGAGGGCCGCGTCTACACCGTCACCGGCGGCGACTGGGGCGAGGTGGTGGACACCGTCGCCCGCGCGGACGACGAGCGGATCATCGTCAACATGGGTCCGCAGCACCCGTCCACGCACGGTGTGCTGCGCCTGGTCCTGGAGATCGACGGCGAGACGGTGAAGGAGGCCCGCTGCGGTATCGGCTACCTGCACACCGGCATCGAGAAGAACATGGAGTTCCGTAACTGGGTTCAGGGCACGACCTTCGTGACCCGGATGGACTACCTGACTCCGCTGTTCAACGAGACCGCCTACTGCCTGGCGGTGGAGAAGCTGCTCGGGATCACCGAGCAGATCCCGGAGCGTGCGAGCGTGATCCGGGTGATGGTGATGGAGCTCAACCGGATCTCCTCGCACCTGGTGGCGCTGGCCGCCGGCGGGATGGAGATCGGCTCCACCACGCTGATGGTCTACGGCTTCCGGGACCGCGAGGTCATCCTCGACATCTTCGAGCTGGTGACGGGCCTGCGCATGAACCACGGCTACGTCCGGCCAGGCGGCCTGGCGCAGGACCTGCCCCCGGGCGCGCTGGACCAGATCCACGAGGGCGTGCAGCTGCTGCGCTCGCGGATGCACGAGTACGACAAGCTGGCGACCAGAAACCCGGCCTTCAGGGCCCGGCTGGTCGACGTCGGCCACCTGGACCTGGCCGGCTGCATGGCGCTCGGCGCCACCGGCCCGATCCTGCGGGCCACCGGCCTGCCGCACGACCTGCGCAAGACCGACCCCTACTGCGGCTACGAGAACTACGAGTTCGAGGTCGCGGTGGCCGACACAGCGGACTCCTACGGCCGGTTCCTGATCCGGCTGGAGGAGATGCGCCAGTCGCTGCGGATCGTCGAGCAGTGCCTGGACCGGCTGGCCCCCGGCCCGGTCATGGTGGCCGACAAGAAGATCGCCTGGCCCGCCCAACTGGCCGTCGGCCCGGACGGGTTGGGCAACTCGCTCGACCACATCCGAAAGATCATGGGCGAGTCCATGGAGGCGCTGATCCACCACTTCAAGCTGGTGACGGACGGCTTCCGCGTCCCGACGGGGCAGGCCTATGTGGCGGTCGAGTCCGCCAGGGGTGAGCTGGGCGTCCATGTCGTCTCCGATGGCGGCACGCGGCCGTACCGGGTGCACTTCCGCGACCCGAGCTTCACCAACCTGCAGACGATGGCCGCGATGTGCGAGGGCGGGCAGGTCGCGGACGTCATCGTCGCGGTGGCGAGCATCGACCCGGTGATGGGGGGCGTGGACCGGTGA
- a CDS encoding collagenase, which produces MKAAHARNKLPKLLIAAALALTAGVGIASNGPGSAHAGLTSPSPEAKTDAPRPDLAPQSATDAVQDDAKQVRPKDRRPLPSSNEAQHQDYGSPTRSAAAKSKATTGEAGGPKASAAACSISAFTTNTGGALIQAIQSAGPDCINGLFNVTGSDAHLAFQESQMTTVADALAAASRSYPGDNSTHVLELVLYLRAGYYVQWNHKSDVGTYGSALQTAIRSALDAFYANAHSLDATDANGAVLSEAVTLIDSASQNARYLPVLKKLLTGYNSSYNNSYNMLTAVNNVYTVLFRGHQNADFATATEADPSILTTLETFANNNLGLLGGPQSYLASNAGTELARFLQDRTLAPTVRPMIKNLLAKSSMTGPTAPLWVGIAAQANDNDQNNCSDYGTCDLPNRLKKAVLTIDYQCGTIHIVTQALTKEQLLSTCDSLTGENAYFHKLAKDPGPLPNDHNSAMEVDVFHSTSDYQTYANVIFGVDTNNGGIYEEGDPSKPDNHARFVAYEADWLRPNFQIWNLNHEYTHYLDGRFNTAGDFAAATATPGTIWWIEGFAEYESYGYRGVTDTAAVADAAKGSYPLSTVFANTYSSGTDRIYPWGYLAVRYMMEHHRSDIDTLLGHYRSGDYKAAFGLINSIGTSYDADWAKWLKECAAGACNAPGKPLTATFTAKANGLNVALTDTTEDSAAITAHKWDFGDGTTSTDANPTKTYAKPGSYHVRLTVTDKAGATATADQTVAVGASTAECTADDTRRLAQNCSRSNLTAAARDNSYLYIDIPAGTKNLTITTTPGTGTADLYYSPTTWADSTANTASATGNGPHTLTITNPPAGWNYITLHATAALTGATVTTTF; this is translated from the coding sequence ATGAAAGCCGCACACGCCCGCAACAAGCTGCCCAAGCTCCTGATAGCCGCCGCCCTCGCGCTGACCGCCGGGGTCGGGATCGCCTCCAACGGGCCGGGCAGCGCTCACGCGGGTCTCACCAGCCCGTCCCCCGAAGCCAAGACCGACGCTCCCCGCCCAGATCTGGCACCCCAGTCGGCCACCGACGCCGTCCAGGACGACGCGAAGCAGGTGCGCCCCAAGGATCGTCGACCTCTGCCGTCCAGCAACGAGGCACAGCACCAGGACTACGGCAGCCCGACAAGGTCCGCCGCGGCAAAGTCGAAGGCAACGACCGGGGAGGCAGGCGGCCCGAAGGCGAGCGCCGCCGCCTGCTCCATCAGCGCCTTCACCACGAACACCGGCGGCGCCCTGATCCAGGCGATCCAGTCCGCCGGCCCGGACTGCATCAACGGCCTGTTCAACGTCACCGGTTCAGACGCACACCTGGCCTTCCAGGAGTCGCAGATGACCACGGTGGCGGACGCCTTGGCCGCCGCCTCCCGCAGCTACCCGGGGGACAACAGCACCCACGTTCTGGAGCTCGTGCTCTACCTCCGGGCCGGCTACTACGTGCAGTGGAACCACAAATCCGACGTCGGTACCTACGGCAGCGCTCTGCAGACCGCGATCCGGTCCGCCCTGGACGCCTTCTACGCCAACGCCCACAGCCTGGACGCCACCGACGCCAACGGTGCCGTCCTCTCGGAAGCCGTCACCCTGATCGACAGCGCCAGCCAGAACGCCCGCTACCTGCCCGTCCTCAAGAAGCTGCTCACGGGCTACAACAGCTCGTACAACAACTCGTACAACATGCTGACCGCGGTCAACAACGTCTACACCGTCCTCTTCCGCGGCCACCAGAACGCCGACTTCGCCACCGCCACCGAAGCCGACCCTTCCATCCTCACCACCCTCGAGACCTTCGCCAACAACAACCTCGGCCTCCTGGGCGGACCGCAGAGCTACCTGGCGTCCAACGCCGGCACCGAGCTGGCCCGGTTCCTCCAGGACCGCACCCTGGCCCCCACCGTCCGCCCGATGATCAAGAACCTGCTGGCCAAGTCCTCGATGACCGGCCCCACCGCCCCCCTCTGGGTCGGCATCGCCGCCCAGGCGAACGACAACGACCAGAACAACTGCTCCGACTACGGCACCTGCGACCTCCCCAACCGGCTCAAGAAGGCCGTGCTGACCATCGACTACCAGTGCGGCACGATCCACATCGTGACCCAGGCGCTCACCAAGGAGCAGCTGCTCAGCACCTGCGACAGCCTCACCGGCGAGAACGCCTACTTCCACAAGCTCGCCAAGGACCCCGGCCCGCTGCCCAACGACCACAACAGCGCCATGGAGGTCGACGTCTTCCACTCCACCAGCGACTACCAGACCTACGCCAACGTCATCTTCGGCGTCGACACCAACAACGGTGGCATCTACGAGGAAGGCGACCCCTCCAAGCCCGACAACCACGCCCGGTTCGTCGCCTACGAAGCCGACTGGCTGCGTCCGAACTTCCAGATCTGGAACCTCAACCACGAGTACACCCACTACCTGGACGGCCGCTTCAACACCGCCGGCGACTTCGCCGCCGCAACCGCCACCCCTGGCACCATCTGGTGGATCGAAGGCTTCGCCGAGTACGAGTCCTACGGCTACCGCGGCGTGACCGACACCGCGGCGGTCGCCGATGCGGCCAAGGGCAGCTACCCGCTCAGCACCGTCTTCGCCAACACCTACAGCAGCGGCACGGACCGGATCTATCCCTGGGGCTACCTCGCGGTGCGCTACATGATGGAGCACCACCGCTCCGACATCGACACCCTGCTCGGCCACTACCGATCCGGTGACTACAAAGCCGCATTCGGCCTGATCAACTCCATCGGCACCAGCTACGACGCCGACTGGGCCAAGTGGCTCAAGGAATGCGCCGCAGGTGCGTGCAACGCCCCCGGCAAGCCGCTCACCGCCACATTCACCGCCAAGGCGAACGGCCTGAACGTCGCGCTCACCGACACCACCGAAGACTCCGCAGCGATCACCGCTCACAAGTGGGACTTCGGCGACGGCACCACCTCCACCGATGCCAATCCGACCAAGACCTACGCCAAACCGGGCAGCTACCACGTCCGGCTGACCGTCACCGACAAGGCCGGCGCCACCGCAACCGCCGACCAGACGGTCGCGGTCGGTGCTTCGACCGCCGAGTGCACCGCTGACGACACCCGCCGCCTGGCTCAGAACTGCAGCCGGTCCAACCTCACCGCCGCCGCCCGGGACAACAGCTACCTCTACATCGACATCCCCGCCGGAACCAAGAACCTCACCATCACGACCACCCCCGGCACCGGAACCGCCGACCTCTACTACAGTCCCACCACCTGGGCCGACAGCACCGCCAACACCGCCTCCGCCACCGGCAACGGCCCGCACACCCTCACCATCACCAACCCCCCGGCCGGCTGGAACTACATCACCCTCCACGCCACCGCCGCCCTCACCGGCGCCACCGTGACGACCACGTTCTGA
- a CDS encoding LysR family transcriptional regulator: MRLNLNQLAIFAKVIECGGFSAAAQVLFLSQSSVSKQVQNLETSLRTVLVDRSGPKIRPTPAGRVLLAQTKEMLALADHAVGAVQAAARWPIERLVVGSTSAVGDYLLPAVMRELRRREPDGLFTVVVNSPECLAGALEQGRIGVGVADGPLPPGRYESEQLASDDMVLICAPDHPLAGQEVTPAELSSESFLLLEPGSQTRRQLLELLHTWDLVGARTLDLWGTESVREAVRIGLGVSLVSRRSVRFELLHGILAELHTRPGPAPRTVTTNWTLARPLSIYEELLLSLLHEVADAPAPTAPHRPAELITD; the protein is encoded by the coding sequence ATGCGACTCAACCTGAACCAGCTGGCGATCTTCGCGAAGGTCATCGAATGTGGTGGGTTCTCCGCGGCGGCCCAGGTGCTGTTCCTGAGCCAGTCCTCGGTCTCCAAGCAGGTGCAGAACCTGGAGACGTCCCTGCGGACCGTCCTGGTCGACCGCTCGGGCCCGAAGATCCGCCCCACGCCGGCCGGACGGGTCCTGCTCGCCCAGACCAAGGAGATGCTGGCGCTGGCCGATCACGCCGTCGGCGCCGTCCAGGCGGCCGCGCGCTGGCCGATCGAACGCCTGGTGGTCGGCAGTACGAGCGCGGTCGGCGACTACCTGCTGCCGGCGGTGATGCGGGAGCTGCGGCGCCGCGAACCCGACGGGCTGTTCACCGTGGTCGTCAATAGCCCCGAGTGCCTGGCGGGCGCGCTCGAGCAGGGCCGCATCGGCGTCGGCGTGGCCGACGGCCCGCTGCCCCCGGGTCGGTACGAGTCGGAGCAGCTCGCTAGCGACGACATGGTGTTGATCTGCGCGCCCGACCACCCGCTGGCCGGGCAGGAGGTCACGCCGGCAGAGCTCTCCTCCGAGTCCTTCCTCCTCCTCGAACCCGGCTCCCAGACCCGACGACAGCTGCTGGAGCTCCTGCACACCTGGGACCTCGTCGGCGCGCGCACCCTCGACCTGTGGGGTACCGAGAGCGTCCGGGAAGCCGTCCGCATCGGCCTCGGCGTCAGCCTGGTCTCTCGACGCTCCGTCCGCTTCGAGCTCCTCCACGGCATCCTCGCCGAACTCCACACCCGCCCCGGCCCGGCCCCCCGCACCGTCACCACCAACTGGACCCTCGCCCGCCCCCTCTCCATCTACGAGGAACTCCTGCTCTCCCTCCTCCACGAAGTCGCCGACGCCCCCGCCCCCACCGCCCCCCACCGCCCCGCCGAACTCATCACCGACTGA
- a CDS encoding helix-turn-helix domain-containing protein, giving the protein MSDLALPGAVDRREPAQRRLAGHGGTAGIGSAVSHGGAAGRDGTAGRTGMKGRTGMTRHGAAAGRTGTGHGPHGGRVRRTEPTTVQAVALYSSPGAPPSGLSGTEVVAGIKGTLPYLLIPDPLPGMPRVLAGWLDGRTAVVGPAVPVEDAVVSLGWARKLLTMVPHGASGGIHFVEDHLATLMLFQDPLLAGHLSAKWLGRLADMTPQQRAWTEETLLAWLEGGGILPAARLLHIHPQAVRNRLRNLEKIFGSGLRDPRARFELLLALKIQIIASEYARLRRRAGMLSLLQSSGPQRNARTSGR; this is encoded by the coding sequence GTGAGCGATCTCGCCCTACCGGGGGCCGTCGACCGCCGGGAACCCGCGCAACGCCGGCTCGCCGGTCATGGGGGCACGGCGGGGATCGGCAGCGCGGTGAGTCATGGCGGCGCCGCCGGCCGTGATGGCACGGCGGGCCGGACCGGCATGAAAGGCCGCACCGGCATGACGCGCCACGGCGCCGCGGCGGGACGGACCGGCACCGGTCACGGTCCCCACGGTGGCCGGGTGCGGCGCACCGAGCCGACCACCGTCCAGGCGGTGGCGCTGTACTCGTCGCCGGGAGCGCCGCCGTCGGGCCTCTCCGGAACGGAGGTCGTCGCCGGCATCAAGGGGACGTTGCCCTACCTGCTGATCCCCGACCCGCTGCCGGGCATGCCCCGGGTGCTCGCCGGCTGGTTGGACGGTCGGACCGCCGTGGTGGGGCCGGCCGTGCCGGTCGAGGACGCGGTGGTCTCGCTCGGCTGGGCCCGCAAGCTGCTGACGATGGTGCCGCACGGAGCCTCCGGTGGGATCCACTTCGTCGAGGACCACCTGGCGACGCTCATGCTGTTCCAGGACCCGCTGCTGGCGGGTCACCTGTCGGCCAAGTGGCTAGGGCGCCTGGCCGACATGACACCGCAGCAGAGGGCGTGGACGGAGGAGACGCTGCTCGCCTGGTTGGAGGGCGGCGGCATTCTCCCGGCCGCCCGCTTGCTCCACATCCACCCGCAGGCCGTCCGGAACCGGCTGCGCAACCTGGAGAAGATCTTCGGCAGCGGTCTGCGTGACCCCCGGGCCAGGTTCGAGCTCCTGCTGGCGTTGAAGATCCAGATCATCGCGTCCGAGTACGCGCGCCTGCGCCGCAGAGCCGGGATGCTGTCCCTGCTCCAGTCGTCCGGGCCCCAGCGGAACGCCCGGACGAGCGGGCGCTGA
- a CDS encoding DUF4142 domain-containing protein, translating to MSRLPRSFATLLIIVAMILTAAALLYPVAKSAGAYRSAPVSDDQGVVQTPTGPLTALDRDFVKRVRLAGLWEIPAGRMALAKGTTPEVREAGQHLIQGHTDLDKAVLTAAQTLNLDVPSEPSAQQQGWLKQLDAAQGGEFDGLFANILRSAHGQVFAVVAQVRAATQNSTIRDLANTANGTVLDHMNVLENTQLVKFDKLTPLPTGSAAPSASRSPAPAGSTR from the coding sequence GTGAGCCGTCTTCCGAGGTCGTTCGCGACGCTCCTGATCATCGTCGCGATGATCCTCACCGCGGCGGCCCTGCTGTACCCGGTGGCGAAGTCGGCCGGTGCCTATCGCAGCGCCCCGGTGAGCGACGACCAGGGAGTGGTGCAGACGCCCACCGGGCCGCTCACCGCGCTCGACCGTGACTTCGTCAAGCGGGTGCGGCTGGCCGGACTGTGGGAGATCCCCGCCGGCCGGATGGCCCTCGCGAAGGGCACGACCCCTGAAGTCAGGGAGGCCGGACAGCATCTGATCCAAGGTCACACCGATCTCGACAAGGCGGTGTTGACCGCCGCGCAGACGCTGAACCTGGACGTGCCCAGCGAGCCATCGGCCCAGCAGCAGGGATGGCTCAAGCAGTTGGACGCCGCGCAGGGCGGGGAGTTCGACGGACTCTTCGCGAACATCCTGCGCAGCGCGCACGGTCAGGTGTTCGCGGTCGTGGCCCAGGTGCGCGCCGCCACCCAGAACTCCACGATCCGCGATCTGGCGAACACGGCCAACGGCACGGTGCTCGATCACATGAACGTCCTGGAGAACACCCAACTCGTCAAGTTCGACAAGCTCACCCCGCTGCCGACCGGTTCGGCCGCTCCGTCCGCGAGCCGCTCGCCGGCGCCCGCCGGATCGACCCGCTAG
- a CDS encoding DUF1996 domain-containing protein, producing the protein MKSRKRGTRRRAGALLLAVVLGTGAAGTVAAVAFAGQRPGTWKSASPQLGTVACADAGVALNEVPEASQDSVDKNLAELDVQVADAYNRLSAPAPGDNENRVMGDLADKRADTLKKLADSAGPDSGLPKDLSGMAKCTVRRDLVAQDAAKGFSADGMGGAVAQTKAAAQVKSLPKKGFVDIKSVSPNVPTPVKKGSATGSFTSQCGRNENRHLNPDNVIVAPGVSNGAHHMHDYVGNVATDAFASNNKLAASGTTCSNGDGSAYYWPVLRVFDGTNEKDAKAPGGGKDKNVGRILQPAEADITYTSNVGNPVQPMKRFLRIITGDAKAFTNGPANAHASWSCTGFENRQVVDKYPICPQGSRVVRTLKFPDCWDGKNIDSANHRTHTAFSDKSGACPKNFRAIPQLTQRIAYDVPAGVRFAVDSFPEQLHNPITDHGDFINNMNKDLLDQMVSCINQGRRCE; encoded by the coding sequence ATGAAGTCCCGTAAACGTGGCACGAGGAGAAGGGCCGGTGCCCTGCTGTTGGCGGTGGTCCTGGGTACCGGCGCGGCGGGAACGGTGGCGGCGGTGGCCTTCGCCGGCCAGCGGCCCGGAACCTGGAAGTCGGCGTCCCCGCAGCTCGGCACCGTCGCCTGCGCCGACGCCGGCGTGGCCCTGAACGAGGTGCCGGAAGCGTCACAGGACTCGGTCGACAAGAACCTCGCCGAGCTCGACGTCCAGGTGGCGGACGCGTACAACCGGCTGTCCGCGCCCGCCCCGGGCGACAACGAGAACCGCGTCATGGGCGATCTCGCCGACAAGCGCGCGGACACCCTGAAGAAGCTGGCGGACAGCGCCGGTCCGGACTCCGGTCTGCCCAAGGACCTCTCGGGCATGGCGAAGTGCACGGTCAGGCGCGACCTGGTGGCTCAGGACGCGGCCAAGGGGTTCAGTGCCGACGGCATGGGCGGCGCCGTCGCCCAGACCAAGGCGGCCGCGCAGGTGAAGTCCCTCCCCAAGAAGGGGTTCGTCGACATCAAGAGCGTGTCCCCGAACGTCCCGACGCCCGTCAAGAAGGGGTCGGCCACCGGCTCCTTCACGTCCCAGTGCGGGCGCAACGAGAACCGTCACCTCAACCCCGACAACGTGATCGTCGCCCCCGGTGTGAGCAACGGCGCGCACCACATGCACGACTACGTGGGGAACGTGGCCACGGACGCGTTCGCCTCCAACAACAAGCTCGCCGCCTCGGGCACCACGTGCAGCAACGGCGACGGGTCGGCGTACTACTGGCCCGTCCTGCGCGTCTTCGACGGCACCAACGAGAAGGACGCCAAGGCGCCCGGTGGTGGCAAGGACAAGAATGTGGGACGGATCCTCCAGCCGGCCGAGGCGGACATCACCTACACCTCCAACGTCGGGAACCCCGTCCAGCCGATGAAGCGGTTCCTGCGCATCATCACCGGCGACGCCAAGGCCTTCACCAACGGGCCGGCGAACGCCCATGCGTCGTGGAGCTGCACGGGTTTCGAGAACCGCCAGGTCGTCGACAAGTACCCGATCTGCCCGCAGGGGAGCAGGGTCGTTCGGACGCTGAAGTTCCCGGACTGCTGGGACGGCAAGAACATCGACAGCGCCAACCACCGGACCCACACGGCGTTCTCCGACAAGTCGGGCGCGTGCCCGAAGAACTTCAGGGCGATCCCGCAACTGACGCAGCGCATCGCCTACGACGTGCCGGCCGGGGTCCGGTTCGCCGTCGACAGCTTCCCCGAACAGCTGCACAACCCGATCACCGATCACGGTGACTTCATCAACAACATGAACAAGGACCTGCTGGACCAGATGGTCAGTTGCATCAACCAGGGGCGTCGCTGCGAGTGA
- a CDS encoding NADH-ubiquinone oxidoreductase-F iron-sulfur binding region domain-containing protein, with protein MSGFPAPVIWFGRPVLFAGLESLDRVDYRSHLVVHGQMPALRAEELAELAENVDLRGRGGAGFPFARKLRAVVKAVARRRTRPVVVVNGTEGEPSCLKDTTLLLRTPHLVVDGALIAAAALDAEQVAIGVTRTDTEESLRRALAERRSVKPPVSVVRLPERFVTGEGSALARGITNGIALPRGGGVRTSDSGVGGAPTLLSNAETYAQLAVAARWGALPYREIGTPEEPGTVLLTIAGSTVVETPTGVPLETVLAACGLDVGQGVLVGGYHGKWLTPGAARSAVVSRQSFQSLGGALGAGAILPLPETTCPLWEVVRISRWMADETAGQCGPCYLGLPDLTASLEDLVRGGGQRALDRVQAGMRAVTGRGACSHPDAAARFVASSLAVFDDDLVAHSYQGGCGRPSQDVLPLPEVESAGTIVVDWTLCEAHGLCTGVLPDVIRLGKDGFPAAGVMPVPAKLLSQAARAVDRCPALALRIQ; from the coding sequence GTGAGCGGCTTCCCCGCACCCGTCATCTGGTTCGGACGGCCGGTCCTGTTCGCCGGCCTGGAGAGCCTGGACCGGGTCGACTACCGCTCCCACCTCGTGGTCCACGGCCAGATGCCGGCGCTGCGCGCGGAGGAGCTGGCCGAGCTGGCGGAGAACGTGGACCTGCGCGGCCGGGGAGGTGCCGGATTCCCCTTCGCCCGGAAGCTCAGGGCGGTCGTCAAAGCGGTCGCCCGGCGCCGCACCCGGCCGGTCGTGGTCGTCAACGGAACCGAAGGAGAACCGAGTTGCCTGAAAGACACCACGCTGCTCCTGCGCACCCCGCACCTGGTGGTGGACGGTGCCCTGATCGCGGCCGCCGCGCTGGACGCGGAACAGGTGGCGATCGGCGTCACGCGGACCGACACCGAGGAGTCCCTGCGCCGGGCGCTGGCCGAACGGAGGTCGGTGAAGCCGCCGGTGTCGGTGGTGCGGCTGCCCGAACGGTTCGTCACGGGCGAGGGGAGCGCCCTCGCCCGTGGCATCACCAACGGGATAGCCCTGCCCCGGGGAGGCGGCGTGCGCACCAGCGACAGCGGTGTCGGGGGAGCCCCCACGCTGCTGTCCAACGCCGAGACGTACGCCCAGCTCGCCGTGGCGGCCCGGTGGGGTGCGCTGCCCTACCGGGAGATCGGCACCCCCGAGGAACCCGGCACGGTGCTGCTCACGATCGCCGGCTCGACCGTCGTGGAGACCCCCACCGGAGTCCCGCTCGAAACCGTCCTCGCGGCGTGCGGCCTGGACGTGGGACAGGGGGTCCTGGTCGGCGGTTACCACGGGAAGTGGCTGACCCCCGGGGCCGCCCGCTCGGCCGTGGTGTCCCGCCAGTCCTTCCAGAGCCTCGGAGGGGCACTGGGTGCCGGGGCCATCCTGCCGCTGCCGGAGACGACCTGTCCGTTGTGGGAGGTCGTCAGGATCTCCCGCTGGATGGCGGACGAGACGGCCGGCCAGTGCGGGCCCTGCTACCTGGGGCTCCCGGACCTGACCGCGTCCCTGGAGGACCTGGTGCGCGGCGGTGGCCAGCGCGCACTCGACCGGGTGCAGGCCGGGATGCGGGCGGTCACCGGCCGGGGTGCGTGCAGTCACCCCGACGCCGCCGCCCGATTCGTGGCCTCGTCCCTGGCCGTGTTCGACGACGACCTGGTCGCGCACTCGTACCAGGGAGGGTGCGGGCGGCCGTCGCAGGACGTCCTGCCGCTGCCGGAGGTGGAGAGCGCCGGCACCATCGTGGTCGACTGGACGCTCTGCGAGGCCCACGGCCTGTGCACCGGCGTCCTGCCGGACGTCATCCGGCTGGGGAAGGACGGGTTCCCCGCCGCGGGCGTGATGCCCGTACCCGCGAAGCTGCTCTCCCAGGCGGCGCGAGCCGTCGACCGTTGTCCCGCGCTCGCCCTGCGGATCCAGTGA